One stretch of Oryzias latipes chromosome 7, ASM223467v1 DNA includes these proteins:
- the LOC110015289 gene encoding uncharacterized protein LOC110015289, whose product MSTSRLVPPAPALSLWTLLQLDYSNHYPILAAPGFFQDGSFYSPSSATPLKPLTPWSTLCSITVASRQILCLTGDPNLSRKSGRPFAPPSEHRSVSRLAIILCLTANQELEAALRCLVAQNHKDSSQYLVRIEYAHNAHPSSATGVSPFEAALGYPPPLFPSQEFDLAVRSVQQHLQRCQRVWRQTKAALLRTKESNCRIANRRRVVGPTYQPGQRVWLSARNIPLQDTSQKLAPRYIGPNEIDRIINPSFPAALKVHPSFHISQIKPVMDSPLCPPSASPPSARVIDGAPFTVSRVLDV is encoded by the exons ATGAGTACATCGCGGCTTGTACCACCTGCGCCCGCTCTAAGTCTTTGGACTCTGCTCCAGCTGGACTACTCCAACCACTACCCAATCCTAGCCGCCCCTG GGTTTTTCCAagatggctcattttattcccCTTCCTCCGCTACGCCACTGAAACCGCTAACACCCTGGTCAACTTTGTGTTCCATCACCGTGGCATCCCGTCAGATATTGTGTCTGACCGGCGACCCCAATTTGTCTCGCAAGTCTGGAAGGCCTTTTGCTCCGCCCTCGGAGCATCGGTCAGTCTCACGTCTGGCTATAATCCTCTGTCTAACggccaatcaggagctggaggcGGCCCTCCGTTGTCTGGTGGCACAAAATCACAAGGACTCGTCCCAGTATCTGGTTCGGATTGAGTACGCTCACAACGCTCATCCTTCCTCCGCTACTGGGGTGTCTCCGTTCGAGGCTGCCCTCGGGTAcccaccacctctgtttccgtctcAGGAATTCGATTTGGCGGTGCGGTCGGTCCAACAACACCTCCAGCGTTGCCAACGCGTCTGGCGCCAGACCaaggctgctctcctccgcaccaaggagagcaactgccgcatCGCCAATCGacgcagggtggtgggacccactTACCAGCCTGGACAGAGGGTCTGGCTCTCGGCACGTAACATCCCACTCCAAGACACCTCCCAGAAACTGGCTCCACGGTACATTGGACCCAACGAGATTGACAGGATCATCAATCCTTCCTTCCCGGCAGCTCTAAAGGTACACCCTTCATTCCATATCTCACAAATAAAACCTGTtatggacagtcctctgtgcccgccatccGCTTCCCCTCCATCCGCCCGtgtcatcgacggcgcccccTTCACGGTTAGCCGGGTATTGGATGTCTGA